CTTGGTGCGCTGACCGCGAAGCGGCAGGCTGCGACGGTGACGCAGACCGCGGAAGCAACCCAGGTCCATCAGACGTTTGATGTTCATGGACACTTCACGACGCAGATCACCTTCAACGGTCAGTTTTGCAACTTCACCGCGGATGGTTTCGATCTGGTCTTCGGACAGATCACGAAGTTTGGTGGATTCAGCGATACCTACCGCTGCCAGAATAGACTTGGCCGTAGTGCGTCCGACACCATAGATATGGGTCAGGGAGATCACGGCGTGCTTGTGGTCTGGTACGTTTACACCAGCAATACGTGCCATAGAGGCGTACTCCACGTATTGAGAACCGCGCAACTTTGGTAATGGCGCAGCTCATTTCTCATTTCGGCGCTGACAGCGAATAAAAAGCCACCAGCACCACCAAAAAGGCGCGCAAGAATAGCTTTTCATACACCAAATTGCAATAGCCCGCCTTCCCAGAGCCTGAACCCAAGGTGAAACGGACGACAGTCAACGCCCCCTTTTGAAACTTCCAGCCACCTAAAAGGTGACGTTTCGGTTTCGCCGCATGCATATCGCGCTGCGGTGCGCCTTTTTACACGGGGCGGTGCAAAGAGGCAAACAATTTCACAATCATTTGGTGACCAGCCAGATCCATGATTCGGTCACCGGACCCACCGTCCCTGGTGAGTCGCGCTAATCGACGCCTGGGCGTCGATTAGCCCTGCCGCTGCTTGTGACGGGGCTCGGCGCTGCAGATAACCCGCAGAACACCTTTGCGACGTACGATTTTGCAGTTACGGCAGATCTTTTTAACAGAAGCGCGTACTTTCATGACCTTACCTCAATTCAATCCTGCTGCGACGGCTACCGATCAACGGCGGCCGTAACCTTGCAGATTTGCCTTCTTCATCAACCCTTCGTACTGGTGGGACAGCAGGTGCGACTGCACTTGCGCCATGAAGTCCATCACTACGACCACAACGATCAGCAGCGAGGTACCTCCCAGGTAGAAAGGAATGTTCAGCCCAACTACCAGGAACTGCGGCAGCAGGGATACCAATGCGATGTAACAGGCACCCACCAGGGTCAGACGAGTCAGCACGCTGTCGATATATCGAGCGGTCTGTTCGCCGGGGCGAATACCGGGCACATAAGCACCGGATTTTTTCAGGTTATCTGCAACTTCATTCGGGTTGAACATCAACGCCGTATAGAAGAAGCAGAAGAAGCCAATCAACAGTGCGAACAAAATAATGTTCAGCGGCTGACCGGGACCCAGCTGGAGCGCCATCCACTGCAGGATCTGCGCACCGACACCTTCGCCGCCCTGACCGAACCACTGCGCCAGAGTCGCAGGGAACAGCAGGATACTGCTGGCAAAGATCACCGGAATAACACCGGCCATATTGACCTTCAGCGGCAGATGGCTGGACTGTGCAGCCGGCGCCTGCGAGTAACGACCCGCCTGGCGCCGAGCGTGATTGATGGTGATACGGCGTTGGCCGCGCTCCATAACCACCACGAAGTACACAACAGCTATCGCGACAAAACCGATCGCCAGCAGCATCAGGATATGCAACTCACCCTGACGCGCCTGCTCAAAGGCCTGGCCAATAGCACTCGGCAGGCCGGCGACGATACCGGCGAAGATCAGCATGGAAATACCATTGCCAACACCCCGCTCAGTGATCTGCTCACCCAGCCACATCATGAAGACAGCACCGGTTACCAGTGACACAACGGCCACGAAGTAGAAACCGAATGCCGGTTCAGCAGAGTACGCGAGATTCTGACCAGCGAGACCAAAGGTCATGCCGATCCCCTGAATAAGGGCCAGCACCACCGTCAAATAACGGGTGTACTGGTTGATCTTGCGGCGCCCTGCATCACCTTCCTTCTTCAACGCCTCCAGAGAAGGCGTCACCGCGGTCATCAACTGCATGATGATGGACGCGGAGATGTACGGCATGATACCGAGAGCCAGAATACTCATCCGCTCCAGTGCGCCACCAGAGAACATGTTGAACAGACCAAGGATGGTTCCCTGGTTCTGGTTAAACAGATTCGCCAGCTTTTCCGGATCAATACCGGGCACCGGAATATGAGTCCCTATGCGATATACGAGAATCGCGAGAAACAGAAAACGAAGGCGAGCCCAAAGCTCGCCTAATCCCTTGCCGTTACCCAGGGAGTTAACACCAGATCCTGGTCGTGCCATTGGGGCCTCGATTTAGTCTTCTACTTTTCCGCCAGCAGCTTCGATGGCCGCTTTAGCACCTTTGGTTACGCCAAGACCTTTCACGGTAACCGCTTTGGTCAGCTCACCTGAAAGGAACACTTTGGCGCGCTTAATGTGGCCGCCGATAATATCGGCATTTTTCAGCGCTGCCAAATCAATCGTGTCACCTTCTACCTTCGCCAGCTCCGCCAGACGCACTTCCGCAACGAAGCGGCCAACGCGAGAGGTGAAACCGTACT
This Microbulbifer sp. Q7 DNA region includes the following protein-coding sequences:
- the rpsM gene encoding 30S ribosomal protein S13, with translation MARIAGVNVPDHKHAVISLTHIYGVGRTTAKSILAAVGIAESTKLRDLSEDQIETIRGEVAKLTVEGDLRREVSMNIKRLMDLGCFRGLRHRRSLPLRGQRTKTNARTRKGPRKPIRK
- the rpmJ gene encoding 50S ribosomal protein L36, whose amino-acid sequence is MKVRASVKKICRNCKIVRRKGVLRVICSAEPRHKQRQG
- the secY gene encoding preprotein translocase subunit SecY, coding for MARPGSGVNSLGNGKGLGELWARLRFLFLAILVYRIGTHIPVPGIDPEKLANLFNQNQGTILGLFNMFSGGALERMSILALGIMPYISASIIMQLMTAVTPSLEALKKEGDAGRRKINQYTRYLTVVLALIQGIGMTFGLAGQNLAYSAEPAFGFYFVAVVSLVTGAVFMMWLGEQITERGVGNGISMLIFAGIVAGLPSAIGQAFEQARQGELHILMLLAIGFVAIAVVYFVVVMERGQRRITINHARRQAGRYSQAPAAQSSHLPLKVNMAGVIPVIFASSILLFPATLAQWFGQGGEGVGAQILQWMALQLGPGQPLNIILFALLIGFFCFFYTALMFNPNEVADNLKKSGAYVPGIRPGEQTARYIDSVLTRLTLVGACYIALVSLLPQFLVVGLNIPFYLGGTSLLIVVVVVMDFMAQVQSHLLSHQYEGLMKKANLQGYGRR
- the rplO gene encoding 50S ribosomal protein L15, producing the protein MRLNELSPAEGHKQSAKRVGRGIGSGLGKTAGRGHKGQKARSGGSVRPGFEGGQMPLQKRLPKYGFTSRVGRFVAEVRLAELAKVEGDTIDLAALKNADIIGGHIKRAKVFLSGELTKAVTVKGLGVTKGAKAAIEAAGGKVED